The stretch of DNA CGGCGGCCAGAATGAAATTGGCCCGGAGCTGTTCCAGGCGATCGGCATCCTGCGATCGGAGGAACTCGCAGCGGTGCACCGGTACGACGGCGCCGACCAGTACCACACGCGCGCCTACGAGTTCGGCTACTCCTTCAGCGTCGAAGAGACCTTTGAAAAGTGGGGCAAGGACGAAATCCTGGCCGACGTCGTGAAGGTCATCCGCATGACGCGGCCCGACATCATCCTCACCATGAACCGCGATGGCCAGGCGGGGGGCCAGCACCACATGGGCTCGGCGCGCCTGGCACAGGAGGCGTTCCGCGTGGCGGCAGACCCCACGCGCTTCCCGGAGCAACTCAAGGCCGGACTCCGGCCCTGGCAGGCCCGCAAGGTCTATCAGGCGGGCGCGGGAAACCCCGGCGGGGGTGCGGCGCAGTCATCAGCCGGCGGCGCGGCGCCGCCGCAACGGCCGGTCCGCATCAGCACGGGCGACTACGACCCGCTGCTCGGCATGTCGTGGGCGCAGTTCGGCACACTCGCGCGCCGCAACCACCTGTGCCAGGGCATGGGCCAGACCGAAAGCCGGCCCGGTGAAGCGGGCGGCTCGTATTCGCTCTATGACAGCCAGCCGCGCGTGGCCGGCGACGAGCAGGACGTGCTTGAAGGTATTGACACGTCACTGCGGCGACTGGCCGCGTTCGCGACCGGCCAGGAAGCGAAAATACCGACACTTGGCGCGGACCTCGATGCCATCGAGGCGTCGGCACGCGCGGCCATCGAGGCCTTCGACGCGCGCGCCACACACAAGACGTTGCCCCACATCACCCGGGGTCTGGGTCAGGTGCGCGCCTTGCGCACGGCCGTGGCCGGCAGCACGTTGACTGCCGACGCGCGCGCCGAAATTGTCTGGCGCCTCGATCGCAAGGAACGCGATTTCATGAAAGCCCTCGAACTGGCCCAGGGCGTCGTCACCCACATCACCGTGCCTGATGGCAACGTGGTGCGCGGCCAGACCTTCGATGTCATGGCGCAGGTGTTCAACACAGGGACAGAGCCGATGTCGGTGGACGAGGTCTCGCTCCAGGTGCCGGAAGGCTGGACCGCCGTGCTCAAGCAGGGCCAGCCGGTCGCCTTGAAACACAACGAGGCCGCCACGCTGCTCTACAGCGTCACCGTCGGGCCGAACGCGCGGTACTCACAGCCGTACTGGAAGCGCAAACCCGGTCCGGTGGAGCGCACGGGCGGCGACATCTACGACCTCGACATTCCCGAACACCATCTGCTGCCGTGGAGTCCCCCGGATGTGACCGCCACGGTGAGCTATGCCGCCGGCGGAGCGAACGCCGCCGTGACCGCGCCCGCGTATTACCGCTACGACGGCCCCTGGGTGGGCGGCGAAAAGCAGAAGGTGCTGAACATCGTGCCGCACGTGTCGGTGAAACTGACGCCGGACATTGCGGTGGTGCCGCTGACGGCGGGAGGCAAGAAGAAGGAATTTCGCGTCTCGGTGCTCAACAATGCACCTGGCGGATCGGCGGTCAAAGTGCGGCTCGAAACTCCGGCGGGCTGGAAGGTGGAACCCGCCGAAGCCACACTGAACTTCTCCGTGGAAGAAGAAGAAATGTCGGCGCAGTTCTTCGTGACGCCGCCGGCGCGGGTCACACCGGGCGAAGCCGTCATTCGCGCCGTGGCCGAGCGCGGCACCGAGACGTTTCGCGAAGGCTACCAGGTCATCGCGTATAACCACATTCAGACGCGGCACCTCTTTCACCCGGCCGCGTCGAAGATCAAGATGATTGACGTGGTGGTGCCGGCCAACCTGCAGGTCGGCTACGTGGTGGGCACGGGGGATGATGTCCCTGCAGCCATCCGCCAGCTCGGCGCGACCGTGACGATGTTGTCGCCCGACGACGTGGCGTTTGGAGATTTGTCGAAGTACTCGACGATCGTGCTCGGCATCCGCGCCTATGAGAAACGGCCGGACGTACGCGCGTACAACCAGCGGCTCTTCGACTTCGCTCGCAACGGTGGCCACCTTGTTGTGCAATACAACAAGACGGCCATGAATCAGCTCGGCGGCGGCCAGGCTGGTCCTCCTCCAGGCGCGTTCGGCGGTGGTGGTCCCGGGGGTGGACGCGGCGGTCGCGGAAGTGCGCCGCCCAATAGTCCCTACGTCCCGTA from Acidobacteriota bacterium encodes:
- a CDS encoding PIG-L family deacetylase; translated protein: MSRRLIRTALGAAAMAAVLLSVSPRVSTQVTVLNHDTGPVGLGLALRQLPVEGSMLYVTAHPDDENNGVLVALNRGRGLKTSLLTVTRGDGGQNEIGPELFQAIGILRSEELAAVHRYDGADQYHTRAYEFGYSFSVEETFEKWGKDEILADVVKVIRMTRPDIILTMNRDGQAGGQHHMGSARLAQEAFRVAADPTRFPEQLKAGLRPWQARKVYQAGAGNPGGGAAQSSAGGAAPPQRPVRISTGDYDPLLGMSWAQFGTLARRNHLCQGMGQTESRPGEAGGSYSLYDSQPRVAGDEQDVLEGIDTSLRRLAAFATGQEAKIPTLGADLDAIEASARAAIEAFDARATHKTLPHITRGLGQVRALRTAVAGSTLTADARAEIVWRLDRKERDFMKALELAQGVVTHITVPDGNVVRGQTFDVMAQVFNTGTEPMSVDEVSLQVPEGWTAVLKQGQPVALKHNEAATLLYSVTVGPNARYSQPYWKRKPGPVERTGGDIYDLDIPEHHLLPWSPPDVTATVSYAAGGANAAVTAPAYYRYDGPWVGGEKQKVLNIVPHVSVKLTPDIAVVPLTAGGKKKEFRVSVLNNAPGGSAVKVRLETPAGWKVEPAEATLNFSVEEEEMSAQFFVTPPARVTPGEAVIRAVAERGTETFREGYQVIAYNHIQTRHLFHPAASKIKMIDVVVPANLQVGYVVGTGDDVPAAIRQLGATVTMLSPDDVAFGDLSKYSTIVLGIRAYEKRPDVRAYNQRLFDFARNGGHLVVQYNKTAMNQLGGGQAGPPPGAFGGGGPGGGRGGRGSAPPNSPYVPYPGGITSNRVTVEEAPVRVLEDGTTEMSRPNRITAADFEGWVQERGLYFFGANDPRYTDILAATDPWAFNPGEKKGMLTVAQLGKGTWTYVGLGLWRQLPAGTPGAYRILANLLR